One segment of Mastomys coucha isolate ucsf_1 unplaced genomic scaffold, UCSF_Mcou_1 pScaffold23, whole genome shotgun sequence DNA contains the following:
- the Cspg4 gene encoding chondroitin sulfate proteoglycan 4 produces the protein MLLGPGHPLSAPALALAFTLALLVRSTAPASFFGENHLEVPMPSALTRIDLLLQFSTSQPEALLLLAAGQADHLLLQLHSGCLQVRLALGQKELRLQTPADTMLSDSTPHTVVLTVSDSWAVLSVDGVMNTSAPIPRASHLKATYGLFVGSSGSLDLPYLKGISRPLRGCLHSAILNGRNLLRPLTPDVHEGCAEEFSAGDEVGLGFSGPHSLAAFPSWSTREEGTLEFTLTTRSQQAPLAFQAGDQRGNFIYVDIFEGHLRAVVEKGQGTMLLRNSVPVADGQPHEVSVHIDVHRLEISVDQYPTRTFNRGVLSYLEPHGSLLLGGLDTEASRHLQEHRLGLARGAANISLVGCIEDFSVNGRRQGLRDAWLTRDMAAGCRPEEDEYEEEVYGPYETFSTLAPEAWPAMELPEPCIPEPGLPAVFANFTQLLTISPLVVAEGGTAWLEWRHVQPTLDLTEAELRKSQVLFSVSQSARHGDLELDIPGAQTRKMFTLLDVVNRKARFVHDGSEDTSDQLMLEVSVTARAPVPSCLRRGQIYILPIQVNPVNDPPRIIFPHGSLMVILEHTQKPLGPEIFQAYDPDSACEGLTIQLLGVPSGVPVEHRDQPGEPATEFSCRELEAGNIVYVHRGGPAQDLTFRVSDGMQASAPATLKVVAVRPAIQILHNTGLHLAQGSAAAILPANLSVETNAVGQDVSVLFRVTGTLQFGELQKQGAGGVEGTEWWDTLAFHQHDVEQGRVRYLSTDPQHHTQDTVEDLTLEVQVGQETLSNLSFPVTIQRATVWMLRLEPLHTQNPHQETLTPAHLEASLEEEEGGDPYSHTFHYELVQAPRRGNLLLQGTRLSDGQSFSQSDLQAGRVTYRATMRTSEAADDSFRFRVTSPPHFSPLYTFPIHIGGDPNAPVLTNVPLMVPEGGEGVLSADHLFVKSLNSASYLYEVMEQPHHGRLAWRDPKGKATPVTSFTNEDLLHSRLVYQHDDSETIEDDIPFVATRQGEGSGDMAWEEVRGVFRVAIQPVNDHAPVQTISRVFHVARGGQRLLTTDDVAFSDADSGFSDAQLVLTRKDLLFGSIVAMEEPTRPIYRFTQEDLRKKQVLFVHSGADHGWLQLQVSDGQHQATAMLEVQASEPYLHVTNSSSLVVPQGGQGTIDTAVLHLDTNLDIRSGNEVHYHVTAGPHWGQLLRDGQAVTSFSQRDLLDGAILYSHNGSLSPQDTLALSVAAGPVHTNTILQVTIALEGPLVPLQLMQHKKIYVFQGEAAEIRRDQLEVVQEAVLPADIIFSLRSPPNAGYLVMVSHGASADEPPSLDPVQRFSQEAVNSGRVLYLHSRPGAWSDSFSLDVASGLGDPLEGISVELEVLPTVIPLDVQNFSVPEGGTRTLAPPLIQITGPYFPTLPGLVLQVLEPPQHGALQKEDHPQDGSLSTFSWREVEEQLIHYVHDGSETQTDGFVLLANASEMDRQSQPMAFTITILPVNDQPPILTTNTGLQIWEGATVPIPPEALRGTDNDSAPEDLVYTIEQPSNGRIALRVAPDTEVHRFTQAQLDSGLVLFSHRGALEGGFHFDLSDGAHTSPGHFFRVVAQKQVLLSLEGTRKLTVCPESVQPLSSQSLSASSSTGTDPRHLLYRVVRGPQLGRLLHAQQGSAEEALVNFTQAEVNAGNILYEHEMSSEPFWETHDTISLLLSSPPARDLAATLAVVVSFDAACPQRPSRLWRNKGLWVPEGQRAKITVAALDASNLLASVPASPHRRHDVLFQVTQFPTRGQLLVSEEPLHAKRSHFLQSQLAAGQLVYAHGGGGTQQDGFRFHAHLQELTGASVAGPQTSEAFVITVRDVNERPPQPQASIPLRVTRGSRAPVSRAQLSVVDPDSAPGEIEYEVQRAPHNGFLSLAGDNTGPVTHFTQADVDAGRLAFVANGSSVAGIFQLSMSDGASPPIPMSLAVDVLPSTIEVQLRAPLEVPQALGRSSLSRQQLQVISDREEPEVAYRLTQGPLYGQLLVGGQPASAFTQLQVDQGDVVFAFNNFSSSQDHFKVLALARGVNASATVNVTVQALLHVWTGGPWPQGTTLRLDPTVLDASELANRTGSMPHFRLLAGPRYGRVVRVSQGRTESRSNRLVEHFTQQDLEEGRLGLEVGRPEGRSTGPAGDRLTLELWARGVPPAVALLDFATEPYHAAKSYSVDLLSVPEAARTETEKPGRSTPTGQPGQAASSPMPTVAKGGFLGFLEANMFSIIIPVCLVLLLLALILPLLFYLRKRNKTGKHDVQVLTAKPRNGLAGDTETFRKVEPGQAIPLTTVPGQGPPPGGQPDPELLQFCRTPNPALRNGQYWV, from the exons CCTCCTTCTTCGGAGAGAACCACCTGGAGGTGCCCATGCCCTCAGCCCTGACCAGAATAGACTTGCTGCTCCAGTTCTCCACATCCCAGCCCGAAGCCCTGCTTCTCTTGGCAGCAGGCCAAGCTGACCATCTCCTGCTCCAGCTCCATTCCGGATGCCTGCAG GTCAGACTTGCGCTGGGACAAAAGGAGCTGAGGCTACAGACGCCAGCAGACACAATGCTGAGTGACTCCACCCCCCACACTGTCGTGCTCACTGTCTCCGACAGCTGGGCAGTGCTGTCCGTTGATGGAGTGATGAACACCTCTGCCCCCATCCCAAGAGCATCCCACCTCAAGGCCACCTATGGACTCTTCGTAGGCTCCTCTGGAAGCCTTGACCTGCCTTACCTGAAGGGAATCAGCCGACCCCTGAGGGGCTGCCTCCACTCAGCCATTCTCAATGGCCGCAACCTTCTCCGTCCACTGACCCCCGATGTGCATGAAGGTTGTGCTGAAGAATTCTCTGCTGGTGACGAAGTGGGCCTAGGCTTCTCTGGACCCCACTCATTGGCTGCCTTCCCCTCCTGGAGCACTCGGGAGGAAGGTACCCTGGAGTTTACGCTCACCACTCGGAGTCAACAGGCACCCCTGGCCTTCCAAGCAGGGGACCAGCGTGGCAACTTTATCTATGTGGACATATTCGAGGGCCACTTGCGGGCTGTGGTTGAGAAGGGCCAGGGCACCATGCTGCTCCGTAACAGCGTGCCTGTGGCTGACGGGCAGCCTCACGAGGTCAGCGTCCACATAGATGTTCACCGGCTGGAAATCTCTGTAGACCAATACCCTACACGTACTTTCAACCGTGGGGTCCTCAGCTACCTGGAGCCACATGGCAGTCTCCTCCTTGGGGGACTGGACACAGAAGCTTCTCGCCACCTCCAAGAACACCGTCTGGGCCTGGCACGGGGAGCTGCCAATATCTCCCTGGTAGGCTGCATAGAAGATTTCAGTGTTAACGGCAGGAGGCAGGGCCTCCGGGATGCCTGGCTGACCCGTGACATGGCAGCAGGCTGCAGGCCTGAGGAGGATGAGTATGAGGAGGAGGTCTATGGCCCCTATGAAACTTTCTCCACCCTGGCACCGGAAGCCTGGCCAGCCATGGAACTGCCAGAGCCATGTATTCCTGAGCCGGGACTGCCTGCTGTCTTTGCGAACTTCACCCAGCTGCTTACCATCAGCCCCTTGGTGGTGGCCGAGGGTGGCACGGCCTGGCTTGAGTGGCGGCACGTGCAGCCCACGCTGGACCTGACAGAGGCAGAGCTGCGCAAGTCCCAGGTGCTGTTCAGTGTGAGCCAGAGTGCACGCCATGGTGACCTGGAGCTAGACATCCCAGGAGCCCAAACCCGGAAAATGTTTACCCTGTTGGACGTGGTGAACCGTAAGGCCCGGTTTGTTCACGATGGCTCAGAAGATACCTCTGACCAGCTGATGCTGGAGGTGTCGGTGACTGCTCGGGCACCTGTGCCCTCCTGCCTGCGGAGGGGCCAGATTTACATTCTGCCCATCCAGGTAAACCCTGTTAATGACCCACCACGCATCATCTTTCCGCACGGCAGCCTCATGGTGATCCTGGAACACACCCAGAAACCTCTGGGACCTGAGATTTTCCAGGCCTACGACCCAGACTCTGCCTGTGAGGGTCTCACTATCCAGCTCCTTGGGGTCCCCTCTGGTGTCCCTGTGGAACACCGAGACCAGCCCGGAGAGCCAGCAACTGAGTTTTCCTGTCGGGAACTGGAGGCAGGCAACATCGTCTATGTCCACCGTGGTGGGCCTGCACAGGACCTGACATTCCGGGTCAGTGACGGGATGCAGGCCAGCGCTCCAGCTACACTGAAGGTAGTGGCTGTCCGGCCAGCCATACAGATCCTCCACAACACAGGGCTGCACCTGGCCCAGGGCTCTGCTGCAGCCATCTTGCCTGCCAACCTGTCAGTAGAAACGAATGCAGTGGGACAGGATGTGAGTGTGCTGTTCCGAGTCACTGGCACCTTGCAGTTCGGGGAGCTGCAGAAGCAGGGGGCTGGAGGGGTGGAGGGCACCGAATGGTGGGACACGCTAGCCTTCCACCAGCACGATGTGGAGCAAGGCCGAGTGAGGTACCTAAGTACTGACCCACAACACCATACCCAAGACACAGTGGAGGACCTGACCTTGGAGGTGCAGGTGGGCCAGGAGACGCTGAGCAATCTGTCTTTCCCTGTGACTATCCAGAGGGCCACAGTATGGATGCTGCGACTTGAGCCTCTGCATACACAGAACCCTCATCAGGAGACCCTCACCCCGGCCCACCTAGAGGCAtccctggaggaggaggaagggggagaccCATACTCTCATACCTTCCACTATGAGTTGGTGCAGGCCCCCAGGAGAGGCAACCTCCTGCTTCAGGGTACAAGGCTGTCAGATGGCCAGAGCTTCAGCCAGAGTGACCTGCAGGCGGGTCGTGTCACCTACAGGGCCACAATGCGGACCTCCGAGGCAGCTGACGACTCCTTCCGTTTCCGGGTCACATCCCCACCACATTTCTCCCCGCTCTACACGTTCCCCATCCACATTGGAGGTGACCCAAACGCCCCCGTCCTCACTAACGTCCCCCTCATGGTACccgagggaggggagggagtgcTGTCTGCTGACCACCTCTTTGTGAAGAGCCTCAACAGTGCCAGCTATCTCTATGAGGTTATGGAGCAGCCCCACCATGGCAGGCTGGCTTGGAGGGACCCAAAGGGGAAGGCCACCCCAGTGACATCCTTCACTAATGAGGACCTACTCCACAGCCGACTGGTCTACCAGCATGATGACTCTGAGACCATAGAGGATGATATTCCGTTTGTGGCCACACGTCAGGGCGAGGGCAGTGGTGACATGGCCTGGGAGGAGGTGCGTGGTGTCTTCCGAGTAGCCATCCAGCCTGTGAATGATCACGCCCCTGTGCAGACCATCAGCCGTGTCTTCCACGTGGCCCGGGGTGGGCAGCGGCTGCTGACTACAGATGATGTGGCCTTCAGTGATGCTGATTCAGGCTTCAGTGATGCGCAACTGGTGCTGACCCGCAAGGACCTCCTCTTTGGCAGCATCGTGGCTATGGAGGAGCCCACGAGACCCATCTACCGGTTCACCCAAGAAGATCTCAGGAAGAAGCAAGTCCTGTTTGTGCACTCAGGGGCTGACCATGGctggctccagctccaggtgTCTGATGGGCAGCACCAGGCTACTGCCATGCTGGAAGTGCAGGCCTCAGAGCCCTATCTTCACGTAACCAACAGTTCTAGCCTTGTGGTTCCTCAGGGAGGCCAGGGCACCATTGACACCGCTGTGCTCCACCTGGACACCAACCTAGATATACGAAGTGGAAATGAGGTCCACTACCATGTAACCGCTGGCCCTCACTGGGGGCAGCTGCTCCGGGATGGCCAGGCAGTCACCTCCTTCTCCCAACGGGACTTGCTGGATGGGGCCATTCTCTACAGCCACAATGGCAGCCTCAGCCCCCAAGACACCCTGGCCCTTTCTGTGGCAGCAGGGCCAGTACACACTAACACCATCCTACAAGTGACCATTGCCCTAGAGGGCCCCCTGGTCCCATTACAACTGATGCAGCACAAAAAGATCTACGTCTTCCAGGGGGAAGCGGCTGAGATCAGAAGGGACCAGCTAGAG GTAGTCCAGGAGGCAGTGCTGCCTGCCGACATCATATTCTCGTTAAGAAGCCCCCCGAACGCTGGCTACCTGGTGATGGTGTCCCACGGTGCTTCAGCAGATGAGCCACCCAGCCTGGATCCTGTGCAGAGGTTCTCCCAGGAGGCAGTGAATTCAGGCCGGGTTCTCTACCTGCACTCTCGCCCTGGAGCCTGGAGTGATTCCTTCTCCCTGGATGTGGCCTCGGGCCTGGGTGATCCTCTTGAAGGCATCTCTGTGGAGCTGGAGGTGCTGCCCACAGTCATCCCCCTGGACGTGCAAAACTTCAGCGTTCCTGAGGGTGGCACCCGTACCCTGGCCCCTCCGCTGATCCAAATCACCGGGCCTTACTTCCCCACCCTTCCAGGCCTTGTCCTACAGGTGCTAGAGCCACCACAGCACGGGGCCCTGCAGAAGGAGGATCATCCTCAAGATGGGAGCCTCAGCACTTTCTCCTGGAGAGAG GTGGAAGAACAGCTGATCCACTACGTGCATGATGGAAGTGAGACACAGACAGACGGCTTCGTCCTGCTAGCTAATGCCTCAGAGATGGATCGCCAGAGCCAACCCATGGCCTTCACTATCACCATCCTTCCTGTCAATGACCAGCCCCCTATCCTCACCACAAACACGGGCCTGCAG ATCTGGGAGGGGGCCACTGTGCCCATCCCTCCCGAGGCCCTCAGGGGAACAGACAATGATTCGGCGCCAGAAGACTTGGTCTACACCATTGAGCAGCCCAGCAATGGACGGATTGCCTTGAGGGTAGCACCAGACACCGAGGTCCACCGCTTCACACAGGCCCAGCTGGACAGTGGGCTTGTGCTGTTCTCACACAGAG GAGCCCTGGAGGGAGGCTTCCACTTCGACCTCTCTGACGGCGCACACACGTCCCCCGGACATTTCTTCCGAGTGGTGGCCCAGAAGCAGGTGCTCCTCTCCTTGGAAGGCACCCGGAAGTTGACTGTCTGTCCAG AATCTGTGCAGCCACTCAGCAGTCAGAGCCTGAGCGCCAGTTCCAGCACAGGCACTGACCCTCGTCACCTGCTCTACCGGGTGGTAAGAGGCCCCCAGCTTGGCCGACTCCTCCATGCCCAGCAAGGAAGTGCAGAGGAGGCCTTGGTGAACTTCACCCAGGCTGAG GTGAATGCTGGGAATATTCTGTATGAGCACGAGATGTCCTCTGAGCCCTTCTGGGAAACCCACGACACCATCAGTCTCCTGCTGTCCTCACCACCTGCCAGGGATCTGGCTGCCACCCTGGCTGTGGTGGTGTCTTTCGATGCTGCCTGTCCCCAGCGCCCCAGCCGTCTCTGGAGGAACAAAG GTCTTTGGGTCCCCGAGGGCCAGCGGGCCAAGATCACTGTGGCTGCCCTCGATGCCTCCAACCTCCTAGCCAGTGTGCCAGCATCTCCGCACAGGCGGCATGACGTACTCTTCCAGGTCACACAGTTCCCCACCAGGGGCCAGCTACTGGTGTCTGAGGAGCCACTCCATGCCAAGAGGTCCCATTTCCTGCAATCTCAGCTGGCTGCTGGACAGCTGGTGTATGCCCATGGTGGTGGGGGAACCCAGCAGGATGGCTTCCGCTTCCATGCCCACCTCCAGGAACTAACGGGGGCTTCTGTGGCAGGACCCCAGACCTCTGAGGCCTTTGTCATCACTGTGAGGGACGTGAATGAGCGGCCCCCTCAGCCACAGGCCTCCATTCCTCTCCGTGTCACCAGGGGCTCACGAGCCCCTGTCTCTCGAGCCCAGCTGAGTGTAGTCGACCCAGACTCAGCTCCAGGAGAAATTGAGTATGAAGTACAGAGGGCACCCCACAATGGCTTCCTGAGCCTGGCTGGGGACAATACTGGGCCTGTGACTCACTTCACACAGGCTGATGTGGATGCAGGACGACTGGCCTTTGTGGCAAATGGGAGCAGTGTGGCCGGCATCTTCCAGTTGAGCATGTCTGATGGAGCCAGCCCCCCAATACCCATGTCCCTGGCTGTGGATGTCTTGCCATCCACCATTGAGGTACAGCTGCGAGCACCCCTGGAGGTGCCCCAAGCTCTAGGACGCTCCTCACTGAGCAGGCAGCAGCTCCAGGTGATTTCGGATCGTGAGGAGCCGGAAGTAGCTTACCGCCTCACTCAGGGGCCCCTGTATGGGCAGCTACTAGTAGGGGGGCAGCCTGCCTCCGCCTTCACCCAGCTACAGGTAGACCAGGGGGATGTGGTCTTTGCCTTCAACAACTTCTCTTCCTCTCAGGATCACTTCAAAGTGCTAGCTCTGGCCAGGGGTGTGAATGCATCAGCCACCGTAAACGTCACAGTGCAGGCTCTGTTGCATGTGTGGACCGGTGGGCCATGGCCTCAGGGCACCACTCTGCGCCTTGACCCCACCGTGCTTGATGCCAGTGAGCTGGCCAACCGCACAGGCAGTATGCCCCACTTCAGGCTCCTGGCGGGACCCCGATATGGCCGTGTGGTCCGTGTGTCCCAAGGCAGAACAGAATCTAGGAGCAACCGACTTGTGGAACATTTCACTCAGCAGGACCTGGAAGAGGGAAGGCTGGGGCTAGAGGTGGGCAGGCCAGAGGGCAGGTCCACTGGCCCAGCGGGTGACCGACTTACTCTGGAGCTGTGGGCAAGGGGTGTCCCACCTGCTGTGGCCTTGCTGGACTTTGCCACTGAGCCTTACCATGCAGCCAAATCCTACAGTGTGGATCTACTCAGTGTCCCTGAGGCTGCTcgtacagaaacagagaaaccagGAAGAAGCACCcccactggccagccaggccaAGCAGCATCCAGCCCCATGCCCACTGTGGCCAAAGGTGGTTTCCTGGGCTTCTTAGAGGCCAACATGTTCAGCATCATCATTCCCGTGTGCTTGGTCCTCCTGCTCCTGGCCCTCATCTTGCCTCTGCTCTTCTACCTCCGCAAACGCAACAAAACAGGCAAGCATGATGTCCAGGTGTTGACCGCCAAACCCCGCAATGGCCTGGCTGGTGACACAGAGACTTTTCGAAAGGTAGAGCCAGGCCAAGCCATTCCACTCACAACTGTGCCTGGCCAGGGGCCCCCAccaggaggccagcctgacccAGAACTATTGCAGTTTTGCCGGACACCCAATCCTGCCCTCAGGAATGGCCAGTACTGGGTGTGA